Proteins encoded together in one Telopea speciosissima isolate NSW1024214 ecotype Mountain lineage chromosome 4, Tspe_v1, whole genome shotgun sequence window:
- the LOC122660451 gene encoding telomere repeat-binding factor 1-like, with protein MGAPKQKWTAEEEVALKAGVVKHGAGKWRTILKDPEFSSVLSLRSNVDLKDKWRNMNVTANGYGSRHRGRLAVRRNQPVLKHDDNPLALSMVVQSDEEIVDAKPLAVSGGTLQNVGPKRSIPRLENIIMEAITNLKEPGGSNRTDIATYIEDQYWSPPNFKRQLSAKLKNLTASGKLIKVKRKYRIAPRLTSEGRSSGLLLLEGRPKHTSRTDKDDIKILSRSQIDAELAKIRNMTAQEAAAFAARAVAEAEAAMAEAEEAAKEAEAAEADAEAAQAFAEAAMLTLKGRNGSKMMIHA; from the exons ATGGGTGCTCCAAAACAGAAGTGGAcagcagaagaagaagtggCCCTTAAAGCTGGAGTAGTAAAGCACGGGGCAGGCAAATGGCGCACAATATTGAAAGACCCAGAATTCAGCAGTGTCTTGTCATTGCGTTCAAATGTGGATCTCAAG GATAAATGGAGAAACATGAACGTAACAGCGAATGGGTATGGGTCTAGGCACAGGGGTCGGTTAGCAGTCAGAAGGAATCAACCTGTCCTTAAACATGATGATAACCCTCTGGCTCTCAGCATGGTAGTTCAGAGTGATGAAGAAATTGTGGATGCTAAGCCTCTAGCAGTTTCTGGTGGAACACTGCAGAATGTTGGTCCAAAAAGATCTATACCAAG GTTGGAAAATATTATAATGGAAGCAATAACCAATTTGAAGGAGCCTGGTGGTTCTAACAGGACTGATATCGCAACATACATTGAG GATCAATACTGGTCACCTCCAAACTTCAAAAGGCAATTGTCagcaaaattaaaaaatttgacAGCAAGTGGAAAATTGATCAAG GTAAAGCGTAAGTACAGGATTGCTCCACGCTTGACGTCAGAAGGAAGAAGCTCTGGCTTGCTACTTCTTGAGGGAAGACCAAAGCATACTTCCAGAACAGACAAGGATGATATCAAAATTCTTTCTAGATCCCAGATTGATGCAGAGCTGGCAAAGATAAGAAATATGACTGCACAGGAGGCTGCTGCTTTTGCCGCTCGAGCAGTTGCAGAGGCAGAGGCAGCCATGGCAGAAGCTGAAGAGGCAGCAAAGGAGGCAGAAGCTGCAGAAGCTGATGCAGAAGCAGCCCAGGCCTTCGCTGAAGCAGCAATGTTAACATTGAAAGGCAGAAACGGTTCAAAGATG ATGATCCATGCATGA